Below is a window of Impatiens glandulifera chromosome 2, dImpGla2.1, whole genome shotgun sequence DNA.
AaagtttcttttattattaagatatagTATTCTTTTGATACATTCATTATTCTATTCAATATGATCCAAACTAGATTCTGTTTTCTGCCTTCTTGATGATATTGCTTCTTGTGTCagttttttaatcaaatatgttCAAATAAAGAGGTTTTCATATCATGTTTAGTTCTTGAAAGTAGATAATAAATTGTATTACATAAGAGTTCACTAAATTTTATACACCTATGTTGGACTAATGCCAtatttgatcttgggttatttggaaaaaaagactgatttatttagataaaataacccaaatttaAAGGAacactattttaatattttagtttatgatttgaataatgcgaatatatgattatttgaaataattccaaataaacatcaaacaaactcttaagaAAATCTCTATGCACATTTAGGAAACTATACATGTAGAAATGATATATGTTTCCATATAAGTTGATGGGGggaatattaacatatatatatatatatatatgtatatagattaatatatatgatagagATTGATAATATCAtcataatatcatcaacatattaTTAGAAATACTAGAGATTGTTATAATATTATcactatattattattcttatcaTTTAGACCCCCCCTTATAAAGTTGTTTAATGTCTCATGTAATCCAATTTACATCAATTAATATGATATTCTACATCtcattgttaaattctttgatttttttttagaactaATTGAACAATTTCTCTCATTATTCAACTAAGTTACTATTTCttttccatttttcttcatcataaatttataatcaacTTTACATACATAAAAATGTTTTActtgcaaatatatatattaatttttaggaaagtatattttaaatgttttacttGCATTATCTATGTAACTTTTATATCCATCAACTagatgttcttatttttttgtaatgtaTGATATATTTTCTTGTTTCTTAGGACATAGCGTCAAAAATCATGGCGTTCTCACAGGAAGGGCCTCGCACTATTTGTATTCTCTCAGCAAATGGTGCAGTCTGCAATGTCACCCTCCACCAACCTGCATCTTCTGGGGGCACTGTTACTTACGAGGTGCATTATGTTTATTTGCATGGTTTCGAAATATCAgctattagattttttttcattccttATATGTTCATTGCCAAAGTTTATATATGTCCTTTAACTGATTCAGTTATTTATACCAAACTCTTGcttattgattttataattaaggGTAAAAGTTCATTTtgcttcatttatttaaaaaaagaagctCAAATTACTTATTCTCCTCATTTATTGGCTTACtccattaaatttttaaattagctTTACACAATTTTTGCATCTCCTTAATCTCAATCATTGACTAGAACTATTTGTTCTTTCTAAAGTGCATATCATCACATTATCAGAAGTAATTTGAGtcagtttattttttaaattgaggaAGCAAAATGAATTTTTGATGCAAGTTAAGAAAATAAAGCAAATTGAGCTTCTTTCCTGTTTATAAACTGAGCTTATCATTCTCGGGGAATGCATCTTTTGCAGGGCCGCTTTGAGATAATCTCACTATCTGGCTCTTTTGAGCTGTCTGAAAGCAATGGTAGTACCCATGGAAGAAGTAGCAGTCTTAGTGTGTCATTAGCTGGTTCAGATGGACGAGTGTTAGGGGGAAATGTTGCCGGGATGCTAACTGCTGCTACTCCAGTGCAGGTTTCTtctgttattttatttcatttcttctcgaaaaaccaaaataattttgttatatatctCCTTTGCATGTCTATTATAATTCAGAAAAATCTACATAATTTGTTATGTTTGccaaaaatcataataaattataaagtgaACTGGATCatgattcaaaaaataatttatatgctACATGAAGCAACAAAAAACACAGTATAATTTGAATCACAAtccaaaacaattcatttaGAAATAGATACACAAACATCCTAAACTGATCTAATCTTAATTCGTATTTACATGATATATGGTTGTCATTTTCTTTTGGTGTGGAAAATGGCTTAatgtaatttcttataaatacaTTGTTTCATGGTAATAAAACATGCTTTGTACACTCCattcaaacaagaaaataaaaacaactcaTTATGTTAGCTCAAGTAATAAGAGTTTTGCCTAAAAAACTAGAGGTGTAGGGTTTGATTCCCATCAAGAACGTCTGAACTTGAAAAATCAGCTCACATGATGATTAGTTGTCTTCAAAACTTTATCACTCTCAACTCCCCATTCTTCTTTACAGAGAAGCCAATtgtattgaatatttaaaattcctCTCCAAccttttgatttctttccaaGATGTTTCAGAAAGATGTTTGTCATTTTGGTTCTTAATATTTTGcatttatatattgtttcagGTGATAGTAGGAAGCTTTGTTTTTGCTGAAGTGAAGAAACCGAAAGCTGAGATTTCTTCAACACCATTTCCAAGGAATATGTTGGCTTCTGCTGTGACATCTCCACCTTCTCAGTCTCAGGGGGGATCAAGCGATTCGTCTGATGATAATGGTGGCAGTCCTTTTAACCAAGGAGGAACAACAACACTTTTTAACAACAATTCTAGTCACCACCATCAACCGCAACATCATAACATGAGTTTGTATTCAAATATGGGATGGGGTAAGTAGTAAACTGTAACTGTTTATGGAGATTGAGACTGGTGAATGGGGGAGAATTTACATTATTGACTTAAGAGATTGTGTTATGTATTCTGGTTGGTTTAGGAGTTTGCTAGACATGTATCATGTACTGTAGTAGgtgttttttcctttttaaaatttattttagaactGCTATGTTAGTTTATTCTAACTAGAATTTGTATTTGTgctatttgaaaacaatttggTTTATGAATTTTGATCTGAATTTGGTAGGAGAATTtgtcacaaaaaaaaatcaaattctaGATTTGTGTCACATTCAGTTTATAGGTGATATGTTTTGAAATGTGATTTCGTCTAGACTAGATTTCACACATTTTAAAAATAGCTGTTAAATTAAAAGTTTGTGTTCTTGCTTGTTTGTTGATGATGTTAAGGCTTGTGATAGGATCATATTTTTTTGTCAACTCTTTAGAATGGGTTTTCCTCTTTGTTATTTTGTTTCCAcaatatttttcaaatgttATACTGTATAttctgaaaacaaaatttatttatacccGACGacatgaaaaatatttgattagtcaaattatttatagtacatttgttaaatttattcaccatctattttttttgtgtgtatacatgattttttcaattttgttaaatttattcaaatgttAGTTCTTCCATGTCAACTCGGAatatgtagatttttttttttttttatcttttttaatcggtttgaattttacaaaatttacaagattatatatacatttttacattcttataaataaatctattattctttctcttttgttaaataatttaattgtttttattcaactgaacattataattttctagttattattatatttatttagtataaaagtttattttaaataaatattatttcttactattacttatatactttatttaattttgtgttattgTTAAggttatataaaatttgattttttttcaaatccgTCACactttttt
It encodes the following:
- the LOC124925813 gene encoding AT-hook motif nuclear-localized protein 8-like, giving the protein MDSRETPAAAAASMHQSQSHHLRQPTSYNYNHSTVSSQTLPVGSNSNSASPFMQTSRFPLNSSAPPTVDGLSSPFADGSLNIVPDKKKKRGRPRKYSSDSGIGLGLNPDASPTQVTPFSTSGHGFSGTGSQSSDPRVKKSRGRPPSSGKKQLDSLGPSGVGFTPHVILVHAGEDIASKIMAFSQEGPRTICILSANGAVCNVTLHQPASSGGTVTYEGRFEIISLSGSFELSESNGSTHGRSSSLSVSLAGSDGRVLGGNVAGMLTAATPVQVIVGSFVFAEVKKPKAEISSTPFPRNMLASAVTSPPSQSQGGSSDSSDDNGGSPFNQGGTTTLFNNNSSHHHQPQHHNMSLYSNMGWGK